The following nucleotide sequence is from Ailuropoda melanoleuca isolate Jingjing chromosome 12, ASM200744v2, whole genome shotgun sequence.
AGTTGGGCTCTAAGCTTATTCCTTAGCTCCCCACCTCTCGTTTACTGCTCTCCATGCATGCTGGCCTCCCCACTGCTCCGCCAACAGTTCAAGCACATTTGCACCTCAGGGTCTTCACATTGGCTGTTCCCGCTGCCAGGAACACTCTTCCCTCCGTTTTTCATGTGGCCAACTCTCTCACCTCTTACAGACCTCCGCTCAGGtgtcaccttctcaatgaggCTTTCCCCAGACACACTTAAAATCGACACCATTTTTTACACCCAACATTTGCCATCCCCTTTACTCAGCTTGAGTAAACTCTCCTAACGTGCTGTATCATTCGTCCCCTTAGTTTGTGTCTCTTTTGTCTCCCGTGCAAGAGGGTCGGTTCCACGAGAACAGAGATTTTTGGCTGTTTTGTCCCTGACATTCAGTGGTTGAATAAGTGAGTGGGTTTCAGTAGGTGTCCAGCAGGGACGACGGGGAGAGTGAGCGGCACTGAAGGCATCAAGGGTCTGATGGTCCATCCCCTCCCCGACAGGTGATCATGGTGACGGGTGACCACCCCATCACGGCCAAGGCCATTGCGGCCAGTGTGGGTATCATTTCGGAAGGCAGCGAGACCGTGGAGGATATCGCCGCCCGCCTCCGTGTGCCTGTGGACCAAGTTAATAGGAAGTAAGCCCCTGCCGCCCTCCCCGTGGTTCTTCCCACACCCTGTGCAGCCTGATGCCCTGGTGATAACCTCCCCCCGCCTCCCTTCCCAGGGATGCCCGTGCCTGCGTCATCAATGGCATGCAGCTGAAGGACATGGACCCATCAGAGCTGGTCGAGGCACTGCGTACTCACCCGGAGATGGTGTTTGCTCGAACCAGTCCCCAGCAGAAGCTGGTGATCGTGGAGAGCTGCCAGCGACTGGTACGATCTGCTGGGGGAGGTGGGCCAGTGGGCTGGGCGGCCTGAGGTAGgcccctccctgaccacccctgTTCCCCGCCCTGCAGGGCGCCATAGTGGCTGTGACGGGGGATGGCGTGAACGACTCCCCAGCCCTGAAGAAGGCTGACATCGGCGTGGCCATGGGCATTGCCGGCTCAGACGCTGCCAAAAATGCAGCGGACATGATCCTGCTGGATGACAACTTTGCCTCCATCGTGACTGGCGTGGAGCAGGGTCCGGGCTGGGTCGGAgagggggtagggggtggggggcggggggaggcggcATGGGCCCAGGAGGACgcaggcagagaggaggctgAGGCGCCCACTGTCCCCCAGGCCGGCTGATCTTTGATAACTTGAAGAAGTCCATCGCCTACACGCTGACCAAGAACATCCCCGAGCTGACGCCCTACCTCATCTACATCACCGTGAGCGTGCCACTGCCCCTCGGGTGTATCACCATCCTCTTCATAGAGCTCTGCACCGACATCGTGAGTGCCCAGCCCTGCGCCCCGCCCACCCATAGGCGCCATGCGCACAGTGCGCAAAGGCCCATCggtggggacaggcaggcaggTCCCAGACAGAACTACAGACATGGACACACAGATGGACACTCAGGTTGGCAGAGACCTGCAGACTCAGATGAGGACCcccagacacatacacacacacacacacacacacatctggcgAAACTTGGATCACAGACAGACATCCCTCAACAGACTTGGACAGATGCTGTCAGGCCccaaggcagacagacagacaaagaacCACAGATACAGGCATGAATGTCGCCAGGTGTGTGGCCATGTCGACTTTCTTATTCAACGGCACTTACATAGTGTCTTTTCTGGGCCAGACAGGCATTAACTTATTTACTTTTGTCCTCATAAGCACTCTATGGgatgggctttatttatttatcacccCTGTTTTACTGATGAgcgaactgaggcacagacaggttgagcggcttgtcccaggtcacacagccagtaagtggcacaGTGGGATTGGAGCCCAGGCAGtccagggccccagggcctcTGCTCTTGACCGGTCCACTCTGCGGCTGCTCTGCAGTGATGgacagatggggtgggggaaggaaggacatGGGGGCAAGAGACTGAAGAGATGCAGAAAgagtgacagggagagacaggacacagggacacaaaagcagaaacagccACAGAGAAAGAGACCAGAGACAGGGACAGTAAAAACACAataagagggagaggaggggtgggtaGTGGAGGTAAATGCAGATGTTCCAGTGGAGATGGACGGCCGGTCAGATGTGGACACAGCTGTGGATGGGCGTGGTAACACGGCCTCATTGGAGGGCCAGCTGGGCTGTGCTGTCCGGGTCAGTGTGCCCGCATGGTCACCTGCCCCCCAACCGCAGTCCTGTTCTGTCCACCTGGTGAGGGGGGGTTGCCAGGGGGAGGAGGACCCGGCACATAGGGGACAGGCCAACCCTTAACCCTAGCTCCTTCCGCTTGCGGCCAGTTCCCATCCGTGTCCCTGGCATACGAGAAGGCAGAGAGTGACATCATGCATCTCCGTCCACGCAACCCGAAGCGCGACCGCTTGGTCAACGAGCCCCTGGCTGCCTACTCCTACTTCCAGATCGGTGAGGGCCCTTGCAGCTGGGGAGCCCCAGGTTCCCTGCAGGGCTGCTCGTCTGCCTTGGCATCTCTAACTGGGGCTCTGGCTGGTTCTGGATCCCGGGGTCGGCATTGATCCTGGGTCTCTGTTGTTCTCTGCGTCTGTGTCTGCTGTGATCCCCgtgtcccttctctgtctctcagtgtgtctctgtctctctctgtctgccttgtCTCTTGCGTCCCAATTGATCTCTCTTGGGATccttgtctctgtgtctctccgtGTCCGTCACTCACTGTCTGTGTGCCTGTCTGTGTCCTTGaccctctgtctctgtgtccctaTCTTTCCATGTCCTTGTCTCTCTCCATGTCCCTGTCTaggtctccatctctgtctccccGTGTCACCTTGCCTGTCCCCCAGGTGCCATCCAGTCATTTGCTGGCTTCACTGACTACTTTACGGCCATGGCCCAGGAGGGCTGGTTCCCACTGCTGTGTGTGGGGCTGCGACCATATTGGGAGAACCACCACCTCCAAGATCTGCAGGACAGCTATGGCCAGGAGTGGGtgagcccctgcccccccccttccTGTGGCTCCCTCATTTCCAGTCGTCCACATGCGACGGAGCTCAACCGGAGCACCCCTGGTACCCGGACTCTCTGCTGGTTCTGGGGCCTCTCCCACCACCATCTTGAGCTCCACGCTGCGGGTGCTGACGGTCACGGCTGCAGAAGGTCCCCCTGCCCACAGTAGCGCGCCATGTTCTGTGCAGAGCCACGCCCCAATGCCATCACTGGGCCACAGCATCACTCACACAGAGTGTCTGCCCGTGTGGCCGGCTGTCATGAGGGTCTGGGGCCTGGAGAGGCTCGATCTGGCTAGCAGGTGTCTTTAGTTTGCCCTGCAGTGAGACAGGCCGGGACGTTCCCCTTAAACAGTCACTGTCACGGTTGAGAATGCAGACcgtggagccaggctgcctggactCGTGGTCCGCCGGCATTCCTCAgcagctgggtgaccctgggcaagttgctttgcctctctgtgcctcggttttccTATCTGTAGTGGAGATGCTGTCTCCTCAGTGACCTCACCATGCGGTCCTCAGACCTGCAGCAGCAGCGTCACTGGGAACTTGTTTGAAATGCAAATCCTCAGTCCCCACCAGAGACCCCTGGGGCTGAGGCCTGGGCGTCTGTTTTAACCAGCCCGGCTGAGGGTGCTGAGGATACTGAAGTCTGGGCACCCCCGTCTTCCTCAGAGGGTCACTGGGGGGATTCGGTGGGATAATACGTGTGCAACACTCGGGCCTGAAGCCAAGTGCGTGTTCCTCACAATGAGCTGGTATTATAAACAGTTACATTGAAGAAATGGTCTGAGTAGTGGTTGCCCCTTTGAAATGGGGGCGTGCGCCTTGTTCCCCAAAGGCCCTTCTGGGCCACGTCACTCATTTTTGTCATCTGCCCGGGCACTGGAGTCACTGGACTTTGCAAATTCTGCCCTAGGAGTCCGACTCCCTTTTCCCAGATGACTTCCTGTGGGTGCGCGGGAAAGTCTGCATCCCTCCTTCCTCGAGAAGGCCACTGGCCCGACCCGCCATTTGCCCAGGCGCTGACACCTAATCTCTGCAAGGCCAAGATctccagccccccccaccccccagggtcCTGCAAACCTGGCAGAGGgtgtctctctcctcttccctgctccaGCCTCTGATGGGAGGGCTTTACGGCCCCAGGCCCTCTCCCCCCGGGCTCAGGCTGCTTCCGCTCCCCTCTGGCCCGCAGACGTTCGGGCAGCGCCTGTACCAGCAGTACACCTGCTACACCGTGTTCTTCATCAGCATCGAGATGTGCCAGATCGCGGACGTCCTCATCCGCAAGACGCGCCGCCTCTCCGCCTTCCAGCAGGGCTTCTTCAGGTGTCCACAGCCGgccccgctcccccacccccgtccctctgtcctccagcccccaagccctgctccagctcccaccacctgcctccccccgccccggcccctctgttttcttccaccAAAGGGGAGATGTGACAGGACCCGCATCCACTGTTGACGTGTCTCCCTGCTGCTGATGCCATCTGGCCTCCTTTGGCCCAGCACCCTGATTTCCACCTGGTCCCAGGCTCCTCACACCTGTCCTTGTCCCACCCTGCCCACCCGCAGGAACAGGATCCTGGTGATCGCCATCGTGTTCCAGGTCTGCATCGGCTGCTTCCTGTGCTACTGCCCCGGAATGCCCAACATCTTCAACTTCATGCCCATCCGGTGAGGGCCCGGGAGCTGTGAGTGCAGGGATGGGCACGGGGACACAGACTTGAGGGTAGCCTTCACCTTGTCATCTCGCCTGGGTCTTCAGGTACCAGTGGTGGCTGGTCCCCATGCCCTTTGGGCTCCTCATCTTCGTCTATGATGAGCTTCGGAAACTTGGAGTTCGCTGTTGCCCAGGGAGTGAGTGTAGAGACCGAGGGcttgggcggggggcgggggggaagctgGAACATCCTCAGAACAGCTGCCCTGACTTTTGAGCTCTTGACTCCCCACATTGATCCCTGCGTCTGAGCCCCTGGTGCCCATGATCCACATCCTGCAGCCCTGAggctccattctctctctcccaggctgGTGGGATCAGGAGCTCTACTATTAGAGGGACTGCCACCTTCAAGCCATCCCTGCGCCCCCcacagcagaggtggggggcatgGGACCCTCTCGGAGGCCACCTCAACATCTAAGCAATCAAGCCCCAGCACCACCTGTGTCTGCTCCTGCAGCCCACGGCACCCAACCTTGGAGggacctccccccgccccacagaGCCGTGCCTGGGCCCGGTGCTCTGAGGGCGGGCAGGGGGGCTGGGGCAGCGGGTAGGAGCTCTCGGCTCTGCCCTTCGCACTCCAGGCGGGTgggagggctgcctggggctCTTCACATACGCACTTGTGCTGCGTGACAGTAATAAACCAGTTCACACTGACGATGCTGTTATTTGGTGCCGGGTCCTGTCCTGAGTGTCCTTCCTGATCCCCTTTGATCTCCGCCCGTCCTACAGCTCAGCAGCTGTTGGTTCAGGGCTGCGTCTCAGTTCCTAGAACACAGCCTCATGCATAGTAGGTATGCACGAAGCCTTCCTGGGGGGACTGAATTCCCGTTCCTTTGCCTGGGGTGACAGCATTCTCGGGCACCCTCAGGTGCCATGCCTTCACCGCTCTACTTGCCTAGACACCACCTGTGGCCTCTCTCCCCGGCGCGTTCTTGTTCTCCCCTCGGCAGGCTCCTTGACACGGGCTGTCAGCTTTCCTGCCTCAAGCagcccccacccgcctcccttcCCCGGGTGTCTCACTCTGGTTCCACTTACTTGCTCCTCTGCTGCTGCAGTGGGACTGAGTCTGGAGGCTACAGTCCCAGGTCTCCTCCTCACACCCCTCGTCCCTGAAAAGTTAACTCCCTGACTGCTGGAAACTGCCTTGACGCCCCCGATCTCCCCCCActagccccagccccagccccttctttatctctcttcCTTAGTATGAGCCTCCCTGGTAGGACCCcagccttctccctcctcctcaccacagcccccctctgctgcccccatGGCCTCAGTTCTGTCTCTGCAGCGGCTCCCCCACCCTGCATATCCCAGGGATCCCCAGTAGCCTCTGCATCATCCTCCAAACCCGCTCCCTTCCACTGTCCCATCAGCGTGCTTCCTTCTCCCTGGGAAACGTGGTGAGCCCTGGactccctgtccttccctggcCCAGAATCCTCTGTGGTTCATCCTGCCCCTGCCGACTGCCAATCTCACAAGCCAGATCTTATTCCAGGCAATTCTTGTCACTGGAAAAGCCAGGCCTGCTCTCTGATCTCAAGGCCTTTACACAGGCTTTGCCACCTGCTTTTTCCTTCTGCTCCAATAGCTCATCCTTTAGGTCTCAGCTTACATCTCCTCTCTTGCAGGGAACCCATCCTGTCCCCCAGGTTGGGCCCCCCAGCCCATCCCTGATCTGGCCTGTGCTCCCTCCACGGCAGCCCCAACCACTCTGGTCTCCCTGAGCCCCATATGTGGGATTGTTCCGCACAGTTGGCCACCAGCAGGGGCCCGGATTGGAGTCCCAGCTCAGCAAATAGTTGTTGAAGTCACTTCTGCAAACTTCAGTTGTCCCCATACTGGTCCGAGGCTAGGCGGGCATGGGATGGAGTTGTGGGAGAGCAATCCTATCACAGGCCCACCCCACTGGGCTGGGGGAGTGCCCATATACTCCGTGACCAATCAGTCGTTCGCCCTGCCACCCCTTCCCCAAGACACCTGTGGACCCTGTCTCGATGAGGGACAATGAAAAGGGGGCAGGGCTAGGTGGTGGGCTGCCCTACGTGAGGGTAAACGCTCCCTCTGAACACACCAAGACTCACAGCAGTTGTGCTTCGTGTTTTCTAGCCCAGGGTTAAGCAACAGGATAGGACCTGACagcatggagggaaggagggaaggggcacTTGCCCTATCCCGAGAGCCTTGGGAGGTCCAGCACCGCGGGGGAGCCCCTTCCTGGGTGGGGAGGATTTGCACCGAGGTGGAGCATAAACATGACATTCAAAGCCCTGCTTCTGACACGTGCCcctcagggaggggcagggaatggGGCAGGTGGCTGGTTCCACCAGGACAGGGAAGGGCTGGGGTGGTGTTGGGGGGAGATGGAGAGCCCATGAACTTGACAGGTTGACCTGTCAGCTGGGAGGCTCCTCACTTTCCTCAGTCCTTGGAATGTGCATTCTCACTTGCCCCCCCCCGACGCTGGATACAGCCTTGGGACAGTGACGTAGTGTTAGATGGtgtatgtgactgaacccagttaaggctcCAATtctaaacttttaagatttggcagGTGGATGCAGAGATCTAATTGTCTTGAAACCCAAAGAAAAGTCTTGAAGAGTTCCCTTGCTtcttaaacctgccacctaccaacctggagtggccgcctttctcctctctgcccttTGGCTAATGGGTTTCTGATTGCACCTGAGAAGTTCCCAAAAAGTCTGTGGAGCAAGAGGTAGAGGGGGCAGCGTCTAGGACAACATCCAAGTGGGTGGGCACAGCTACTGTGCTAGCCGTGTCTGCACCCCACCCTGAGAACACTCTGGCCAGGACTTGATGTGAGGGCTACAAAACCAAAGCCCGGAGGCGCTCAGAATCCTGCCCTCAAGAGCAAAAGCCAGAGTTCAGGTGGCTGTTCAGGGTGCAATGGGGAGTCTCAGATGGTTGTAGACAAGGGGGCTGCGCTAATAAAACTGGCATTCCAGACAGATGCCCTTGGCCGCCATATGAAGGGTGGATCAGAAGGGAGGTTGGGGCTGAGAGCCTAGGAGGTAAGCAGCCAGGGAAGGGCCATGTCAAAGCTTTGAGGAAAAGCCTCCAAGAACTGTATCCCTGGATTCTAGCTACCTTCTATCACCTGTTCCCTGAGGGCCCTGGTCTCTGCAACTGCTCAAAGATGATCTCCTCCAAGCCCTTCTATCCTGGGAAAATGAGGAGCCGGGGAACTGCTGCAGAACACAGAACAAACCAGTGCCGGCCAGGTTCCCAGCCTATCTACCTGGCTTCAAAGCCAGAACCAGAACCTCTAGAACCCAGTGAGCGTGGTATTGGTGGACAGttccagagagagagacggaggcAGAAACAACGTTCCAAATACTGTTTACTTCACTGAACCTGGAGGCAGGGAACGGGTACGTGAATGTCTGGGGCACCAAGCCTAGGAGTGCACGTTGACAACGGCGACATAGAGGGCCAGGGTGCTGAGGGCCAGCAGCCCTGTCACCACTGCCCGAGCCAGCAGTGCTGTCCAGCTGCCCAGGGAACAGAGGTGGACGAAGGTCCTGTGGGGAAACATCACCATGAGAGAAGGAGAACAGATAATCCACCCCATCTGGACCCAACCTCAAACCCCACCCAGCTCACTCCATGACAAACGCCTTGTAGACGCTAAGGAACATCAGCAGGAGTACGGCTGGCCGAAAAGTATGGTACAGGTCGTAGCGCGTTATCATCCAGACCTGAGCAGATGCGACGATGTAATGGACCTGCAGGGAGGCAGGCGGTCAGGGCCAGGCCTCAGGGGAGAGCACGGGCAAGGGCAAAAGGGTGTGTGGGAGAGCAGGACTGCATACCAGACTGATGTTGGAGTCAATGCTCATCTGGATGTACTTCCAGTCAAACTCAATGCCCCGGGCTCCAACCCAGAGGGGGATGCAGCTGAGGAAGGCAAAGGGAGGGATTCTCCAGCACCCAAACACCCTCAGCACTCAGAAtctgagacacccccccccagcaCCTCCCTAGAACCCACGTGTCCTTTCTCAGGattctgggctctgggctgctgCACACACCGGGACATAATGAGCTCGGCGgtggcccagcccagggcagcaACCATGATCTTGTACTCCCCCTTGCCTGCATTCCGGGACATGACAAGGTTTAGGCCTATCAGGTCTGCCACATCCACGCTGGCCTTCATGAACTCCTGTGGGTCAGGTTGAAGCTTCAGTGAGCACAGGTGCCAGGGGGCCCCACTCCtgcactccctccccctcccttgcccCACTCACCCCAATGAAGTCATAGATGCCGCCTTCCCAGGTGGGAAAAAAAGTGGCCAGGAACAGCATCTgagaacagaaaacagatcattGCAAGGAGAGGGAATAAACCAAGTGGAGTATGTAGGAAGTCAGTGTGGATGTGGAGAATAAGGTTCTGGGGTTCAGGGGACCCTTGGGGAGAAAGACCACCAGAAGGGAGACGAGATTACAGGATCAGGGTAGATAGAGGGTAGGGATCTGAAGTCTGGGTTCTGTGGTGATCCCAGGCGATCGGGTCAGGCATGAGAGCTGGGGCTAGCTACCCCAGCAGTGTTCGCAGCAGAGTGTGGACCCTGGGGTTACTTCGCGCCTCCTAAAAGTACAAAACGCTCCACCACACAACTGAGTTTTCTCAATTTTACTCAAGTGCTATACAAAAGTTGCTTGGAGACCTTTCCCCAGGTTCCACCCCTTCCGGAGCACGTCTTCCAGGGTATTCTCGGGGGTACCCAGGCGCCCTCACCTTGCACAGCTGCACGAAGAGGTAGGTGACCCCGGCCTGCACGCACTTCCAGAAGGCGTTGTACTCCGACCTGCAGGAGCGGGCGGTGAGGCTTAGCCCGGACCCGCGCCCTCCCGCCCGCGGGCGCCCCGCACTCACAGGCCGCTGCACTTGTAGGTGATGAAGTAGGGGAAGTAGGCCAGGGCGAAGCAGTTCCCGAAGTGGAACAGGGTCATGGCGCCGGCCGCCGGGGCCCGCCGGAGCGCGGGTCCCTGCCTCGGCCTGCCTGGCGCCCCAACCCGGGCCTGGCGCCCACCTGCCTCCGCCGCGACCCGCGCGGCCTTCTGGGAGCGGGGGACCCGGCCTGCGGCCGGTCCCCGGAGCCTGCGCGGCCCCAGTGCGCCGGCGCGGAGCCGGGCTCGGAGGCGGGGCGCGGTGGCCCGCGGGCGCTGGTGGAGTGCTTTTCAGTGCGGGGCGCGCCGTGACCCCGTGTGACCGGCGCAGAGACACGGGCGCGGCTGTGAGCACtctgagtttttatttcacaGCGGGGCGAGCGGGAACGGGAGGTGCGGGTTCCGGTCCCGGagcctgggggagcagaggaggggctctCCTGCTTCATTTGTCGCGGCTGAACATGTAGCGGAGGAGGTCCACCACCCGGTGACTGTAGCCGTATTCGTTGTCGTACCTGGCGAGGGAGGAGGCGGGTCAGGGGATCCCTCCCGACCGCTTCTGGTCCGCCCCCCACGCTCCCGGACCCGTCCCCCCTCACCAGGAAATGAGCTTCACGAAGGTGTCGTTGAGCGCGATGCCGGCGTTAGCATCGAAGATGGACGAGTGGGTGTCGCCCACAAAGTCCGTGGAGACGACCTGGGCGtccaaatttcagagataagTGTGGGTCGCGGATCAAGGTCCTCCAGGAGCCCAGGCTCTGACTCTTAGGCACATGGGCCAGCTCTTCATCTACACTATCTGGTGGAGGCTTGCTGTGTGCAGGTTCTGGGGACGGTGTGAGGAAGGCATGCGGGAGCTTTGTCTGCGGCCAAGGGGACGAAGaccgcagactccctgctgctgCACCAACACACGTCACTTGCTGGCAGTAATGCAGGCCTCCATCGTGATGGCGGGCCGGCAGAGAGGCCCTCTGAGGGCACAGGGCGAGATGGGTCTGGATGTCTAGGGGGATCTGGTCACCGCGGGCCCTCCGCAGTGCCTGAGGTGGAAGGAGCCTCAGCACAGAGGCCCTGAGGGTTTGGCCCTAGCGGTGTGGTGTAAGGCCACAGAGGAAGGTTTTCAGCAGTGGGAGGATGTGATCTGCTTTCCTTACAACAGGAGAGTCGTAGGAGCTAAAGCAGAGACAGCACCaga
It contains:
- the TMEM147 gene encoding transmembrane protein 147 is translated as MTLFHFGNCFALAYFPYFITYKCSGLSEYNAFWKCVQAGVTYLFVQLCKMLFLATFFPTWEGGIYDFIGEFMKASVDVADLIGLNLVMSRNAGKGEYKIMVAALGWATAELIMSRCIPLWVGARGIEFDWKYIQMSIDSNISLVHYIVASAQVWMITRYDLYHTFRPAVLLLMFLSVYKAFVMETFVHLCSLGSWTALLARAVVTGLLALSTLALYVAVVNVHS